One genomic window of Marinobacter adhaerens HP15 includes the following:
- the moaB gene encoding molybdenum cofactor biosynthesis protein B, producing the protein MSSVPSTEMKPLNVALLTVSDTRGPEQDTSGQFLEDSVVEAGHNLVARRILPDDVYLVRALLSGWIADSQVHAVIITGGTGLLERDSTPEAVRPLLDKTIEGFGEEFRRLSAAEIGSSTVQSRAMAGMANHTVIFCLPGSTGACRTGWEGILLSQLDSRHTPCNFAGLVLRKPEKPMSRLNEVIGQRAKR; encoded by the coding sequence ATGAGCAGTGTACCCAGTACCGAAATGAAACCCCTGAACGTTGCCCTGCTGACCGTCTCCGATACCCGTGGGCCTGAACAGGACACGTCCGGGCAATTTCTGGAGGACAGCGTGGTCGAAGCCGGCCACAACCTGGTCGCCCGCCGGATCCTGCCGGACGACGTCTATCTGGTGCGGGCCTTGTTGTCCGGCTGGATTGCCGATTCACAGGTGCACGCAGTGATCATTACCGGTGGCACCGGCCTGCTTGAACGAGATAGCACACCGGAGGCGGTAAGGCCTTTGCTCGACAAAACCATCGAAGGCTTTGGTGAGGAATTCCGCCGCCTGTCAGCCGCCGAAATCGGATCATCAACCGTGCAGTCACGGGCGATGGCGGGAATGGCAAACCACACGGTGATCTTCTGCCTGCCCGGCTCGACCGGCGCCTGCCGCACCGGCTGGGAAGGCATTCTCCTCAGTCAGCTGGACAGCCGTCACACACCATGCAATTTCGCGGGGCTGGTCTTGCGCAAACCCGAGAAGCCAATGTCGCGGCTCAACGAAGTCATTGGACAGCGCGCCAAGCGCTGA
- the rho gene encoding transcription termination factor Rho, whose amino-acid sequence MNLTELKQKSVPELLDIAQEMGLDNLARSRKQDVIFTILKKHAKSGEDIYGDGVLEILQDGFGFLRSADASYLAGPDDIYVSPSQIRRFNLRTGDTVAGKIRPPKDGERYFALLKVSEINFDKPDNARNKILFENLTPLFPDERLMLEAGNGSTEDLSSRVLDLVAPIGKGQRGLIVSPPKAGKTLLMQSIAQSITRNNPECHVMVLLIDERPEEVTEMQRTVRGEVIASTFDEPPARHVQVAEMVIEKAKRLVEHKKDVVILLDSITRLARAYNTVIPSSGKVLTGGVDAHALEKPKRFFGAARNVEEGGSLTILATALVNTGSKMDEVIYEEFKGTGNMEIHLDRKIAEKRTYPAINIRSSGTRREDLLMSEADIQRVWILRKLLHSMDDDTAAIEFLLDKLKDTKTNDEFFQSMKRR is encoded by the coding sequence ATGAATCTTACTGAACTCAAGCAGAAATCCGTGCCCGAATTGCTCGATATTGCGCAAGAGATGGGCCTCGATAACCTGGCTCGTTCGCGCAAACAGGATGTGATCTTCACAATCCTGAAGAAGCACGCAAAAAGCGGCGAAGACATCTACGGCGACGGCGTACTGGAAATTCTGCAGGACGGCTTCGGCTTCCTCCGTTCCGCTGACGCCTCCTACCTGGCAGGGCCTGACGACATCTATGTCTCTCCGAGTCAGATCCGCCGGTTTAACCTGCGCACGGGCGACACGGTCGCAGGCAAGATTCGCCCGCCCAAAGATGGTGAGCGCTACTTTGCCTTGTTGAAGGTCAGCGAGATCAATTTCGACAAGCCGGATAACGCCCGAAACAAGATTCTCTTCGAGAACCTCACGCCGCTGTTCCCGGACGAGCGCCTGATGCTCGAGGCCGGTAACGGCAGTACCGAGGATCTCTCCTCCCGGGTCCTGGACTTGGTTGCGCCCATCGGTAAAGGCCAGCGCGGGCTTATCGTTTCCCCGCCCAAGGCCGGTAAGACACTGCTGATGCAGAGCATCGCCCAGTCCATCACCCGCAACAATCCAGAGTGCCATGTCATGGTACTGCTGATTGACGAGCGGCCAGAGGAAGTGACCGAGATGCAGCGCACCGTGCGCGGCGAGGTCATCGCCTCCACGTTTGACGAGCCGCCGGCCCGCCACGTGCAGGTTGCTGAAATGGTGATCGAAAAGGCCAAGCGTCTGGTCGAGCACAAGAAGGACGTGGTTATCCTGCTGGATTCCATCACCCGTCTGGCTCGCGCCTACAACACGGTGATTCCGTCCTCCGGCAAGGTCCTGACCGGTGGTGTTGATGCCCATGCCCTGGAAAAACCCAAGCGCTTCTTCGGCGCAGCCCGTAACGTGGAAGAAGGTGGAAGCCTGACCATCCTTGCCACGGCGCTGGTCAACACCGGTTCCAAGATGGACGAGGTTATCTACGAGGAGTTCAAGGGCACCGGCAACATGGAAATCCACCTGGATCGCAAGATTGCCGAGAAGCGTACATACCCGGCCATCAACATCCGCAGCTCCGGTACGCGCCGCGAAGATCTGCTGATGAGCGAGGCGGATATCCAGCGGGTCTGGATCCTGCGCAAGCTCCTGCACTCCATGGACGACGATACCGCCGCCATCGAGTTCCTGCTGGACAAGCTCAAGGACACCAAGACCAACGACGAGTTCTTCCAGTCCATGAAGCGTCGTTGA